The window CCGGCGCAGCCCGGGGTGATGCGGCCTTCCGGTGCCACGGCGGTGGCTTCGACCACCACCAGGCCGGCACCGCCGCGTGCCAGACCGGCATAGTGGACCTGGTGCCAGTCGTTGATCAGGCCGTCGTTGGCCATGTATTGGCACATCGGTGGAATCGCGATGCGGTTGCGTAGGGTGACGTCCTTGAGCGTGTAGGGTTGGAACAATGCCGACATGGAAAATCTCCCGGAGACGGTGGGTGAGGTTGATTCGTTTGTTCGATGGTAATCGAACTATGGCAATAAAGGGAAGTCTTGTTATCATCACGGCATGCGAGAATTCAAACACCCGGCTCCCGAAGACCTCATGCTCGAACGCGTGCTCTACGCCTTGAGCGACCCTGTGCGCATGGAAATCGTTCGCTGCCTGGCCGGCGTCGCCGAGGCGACCTGCGGCGAGCTGGACGGCGGACGGCCCAAGTCCAGCATGTCCCATCACTTTCGCGTGCTGCGTGATGCGGGGTTGGTGCATACCCGTAACGTCGGTACCACGCACATGAACTCGTTGCGCTCCGAAATGCTCGATGCACGCTTTCCCGGGCTGCTCGGCTGCATTCTTTCCCAGCGCTGAGCGCCGCTGCGGCGGTTGAAAACACGCCCGCCGCGAACCTGTTTTCCCCTGGCCGTTCTCTCCGCGCAAGCTTATAAATCCGCGTAGAAAACGAGGATTCATGGGCGGTTGGGTTCGTCGAACGGCTGTCCAGGGATTCGAAAGGTCTTTCCACGGAGACGGATGACAGTTCGATGCTTTGGCGCCGCTTGCTGAAACGAAACGCTGCGGGTTCAGGTTCCCCTGGGGGCGAGCCCGCTGTCGGCTACTTCATGCCTCAGTCGGCCGCCGAGCTTCTTTCGACGCCGCGTCGCCAGGCGCTCCTCGGGCAGGTCTGGCAGCTCGTTTCCCTGTCGCGCGATCAGTTCGATGCGCTCTACCTCAAGCCCATCGAGCATTGCGCCGGGCTGGCCCAACAGTTTCCCGCCTCGCAGCAGGGGCATCATGCCTATCACGGTGGCCTGCTCGATCACTGCCTGAATACCACGGTTTATGCGCTGAAATTGCGCCAGTCACGGCTGTTGCCGGTCGGCGCAAGTGCGGAAAAGCAGGGCGCCCAGGCGGAGGCCTGGAGCGTCGCCACGGTGTATGCGACGTTGCTGCGTGGCATGGGCCGGTTGATCGTCGAGGTGGATGTGCAACTGTCGAATGGTGCAGTCTGGCATCCCTGGATGGGGCCGCCTGACAGGCCTTATCGTTTCAGATACGTCAGCGATAGCGTTGATGGGCTGCATACGGTGGCAGCTGGCATGTTGCTAACCCAACTGGTGCCGCACTCGACGCTTCAATGGCTCAGCGGCTACCCCGAACTCTGGAGTGCCTTGATTCACCTCCTGGCGGGACATGAAGAGGAGGGCGGCGCCTTGGCCGAGCTTGTCATCCAGGCTATTCAGGCATCGATTGCCGGAGAGCAG of the Pseudomonas vanderleydeniana genome contains:
- a CDS encoding ArsR/SmtB family transcription factor — encoded protein: MREFKHPAPEDLMLERVLYALSDPVRMEIVRCLAGVAEATCGELDGGRPKSSMSHHFRVLRDAGLVHTRNVGTTHMNSLRSEMLDARFPGLLGCILSQR
- a CDS encoding TraI domain-containing protein; the protein is MLWRRLLKRNAAGSGSPGGEPAVGYFMPQSAAELLSTPRRQALLGQVWQLVSLSRDQFDALYLKPIEHCAGLAQQFPASQQGHHAYHGGLLDHCLNTTVYALKLRQSRLLPVGASAEKQGAQAEAWSVATVYATLLRGMGRLIVEVDVQLSNGAVWHPWMGPPDRPYRFRYVSDSVDGLHTVAAGMLLTQLVPHSTLQWLSGYPELWSALIHLLAGHEEEGGALAELVIQAIQASIAGEQESSPVKTLQTPTVEISPAPVAIVADDEMGEETADKAQGEAFMVWLREGILGGRIVTNTTAAKVHSVAGTAFMVSPGIFHRYVQEHPEVAELARPQGLDDWRWVQRCFEKRRVHRRSGKGLNIWTCELQDLRKTRDIKGYLFKDPLLIFAEAPADNPALRLKA